In Papaver somniferum cultivar HN1 chromosome 1, ASM357369v1, whole genome shotgun sequence, a genomic segment contains:
- the LOC113317089 gene encoding probable leucine-rich repeat receptor-like protein kinase At1g35710, with the protein MKKLYPLITVSLLYLSITVSVTKAMLDPVDFLALQAIRKSLNDLPGSNFFSSWDFTSDPCNFNGVYCVSDRVIALNLGDPTAGSPGLTGHIHPYIGKLSSLIELSIVPGRIIGTLPDTLNQLKNLRFLAISKNFISGDLHYSITELKNLRTIDLSYNQLTGSIPRRIGTFRSLNNLILCHNHLSGSVPPFFTQSLTRVDLKHNKLTGYLLRWSFPTTLQYLSLSSNRLTGPVDRLLTRLNRLNYLDLSMNQFTGRIPANLFTFPISDLQLQRNMFTGNLQPLNQVMIGTIDVSHNKFYGEIPPLFSSVQKLYMNHNKFTGKVPESMVANLMSANIQILYLQHNYLSGIQINPMAEIPLSSSVCLQYNCMVPPTHTTCPVSAGTESTRPAAQCGNGWKGKQN; encoded by the coding sequence ATGAAGAAATTATATCCCTTAATCACTGTTTCATTACTCTATCTTTCCATTACAGTTTCAGTAACAAAAGCAATGTTAGATCCAGTAGATTTCTTAGCATTACAAGCAATTCGAAAATCTTTAAATGATTTACCAGGTTCTAATTTCTTCTCATCATGGGATTTCACTTCTGATCCGTGTAACTTCAATGGCGTTTATTGTGTTTCTGATAGAGTGATCGCGTTAAACCTTGGTGATCCTACGGCTGGTTCACCCGGTTTAACTGGTCATATACATCCATATATTGGTAAATTATCTTCTCTGATTGAGCTCTCCATCGTCCCCGGTCGGATCATAGGTACACTTCCAGATACTCTTAATCAGCTGAAGAATTTAAGATTTCTCGCTATCAGTAAAAACTTCATTTCCGGTGATCTTCATTATTCTATCACAGAACTCAAGAATTTAAGAACTATTGATTTGAGTTATAATCAATTAACGGGTTCGATTCCGAGACGAATCGGTACGTTCCGGTCACTGAATAATCTTATACTCTGTCATAATCATCTCTCCGGTTCGGTTCCACCGTTTTTTACACAATCACTGACTCGGGTAGATCTTAAACATAATAAGTTAACTGGTTATTTGCTCCGGTGGTCATTTCCTACTACATTACAGTATCTTTCTTTATCCAGCAATCGTTTGACGGGACCGGTTGACCGGTTGTTAACTCGTTTGAACCGGTTGAATTATCTTGACTTGAGTATGAATCAGTTTACGGGAAGAATTCCGGCGAATTTGTTTACATTTCCGATTTCTGATCTTCAGTTACAAAGGAACATGTTTACCGGCAATCTACAACCGTTGAATCAAGTGATGATTGGAACCATTGATGTCAGTCATAATAAGTTCTACGGTGAGATTCCGCCGTTGTTTTCATCGGTACAGAAGTTGTATATGAACCACAATAAGTTTACAGGGAAAGTTCCAGAGAGCATGGTGGCGAATTTAATGAGCGCAAATATACAGATATTGTATTTGCAGCATAATTATTTGAGTGGGATTCAGATCAATCCAATGGCTGAGATTCCACTGAGTAGTTCAGTATGTTTGCAGTATAATTGTATGGTACCACCTACACATACCACCTGTCCGGTTAGTGCTGGAACGGAGAGCACAAGACCGGCTGCTCAGTGCGGAAATGGATGGAAAGGCAAGCAAAATTGA
- the LOC113317099 gene encoding 25.3 kDa vesicle transport protein-like, which yields MVKLTLIARVTDGLPLAEGLDDGRDLKDAEFYKQQAKALFKNLSKGHNEASRMSIETGPFVFHYIIEGRVCYLTMCDRAYPKKLAFQYLEDLKSEFEKVNGNQIETAARPYAFIKFDTFIQKTKKLYLDTRTQRNISKLNDELYEVHQIMTRNVQEVLGVGEKLDQVSQMSSRLTSESRIYADKARDLNRQALIRKWAPVAIVLGVVFLLFWVRKKIW from the exons ATGGTGAAACTGACACTGATTGCTCGTGTTACTGATGGTCTTCCGTTAGCAGAAGGATTAGATGATGGCCGTGATCTCAAAGATGCTGAGTTTTACAAGCAACAGGCTAAGGCCTTGTTCAAGAACTTGTCCAAAGGGCATAACGAAGCTTCAAGAATGTCTATTGAAACTGGTCCATTTGTTTTTCA CTATATCATAGAAGGTCGGGTGTGTTACTTAACAATGTGCGATCGTGCTTATCCAAAGAAACTCGCCTTTCAATACCTTGAGGACCTCAAAAGTGAATTTGAAAAAGTTAATGGGAATCAAATTGAAACTGCTGCCAGACCCTATGCCTTCATTAAATTTG ATACATTTATTCAGAAGACTAAGAAGCTGTACTTGGATACCCGTACTCAGAGAAACATTTCAAAACTGAATGACGAACTTTATGAAGTCCACCAGATAATGACACGTAATGTTCAAGAAGTTCTTGGTGTTGGTGAAAAATTGGACC AGGTCAGTCAAATGTCGAGCCGGTTGACATCTGAATCTCGTATCTATGCTGACAAAGCCAGAGATTTAAATCGACAG GCTTTGATACGTAAATGGGCCCCTGTGGCTATTGTACTTGGAgttgtcttcctcctcttttGGGTCAGAAAGAAAATCTGGTGA